In Synechococcus sp. PCC 6312, one genomic interval encodes:
- a CDS encoding sulfate/molybdate ABC transporter ATP-binding protein: MGIQIQNVSKQFGSFQALHQVDLEIGSGSLVALLGPSGSGKSTLLRLIAGLESPDTGRILLTGKDATHQSVQDRNIGFVFQHYALFKHMNVRKNIAFGLELKKTPKAKVEARVDELLELVQLGGLGNRYPSQLSGGQRQRVALARALAVEPEVLLLDEPFGALDAKVRKDLRAWLRRLHDEVHVTTVFVTHDQEEAMEVADEIVVMNHGKVEQVGSPPEIYDNPASPFVMSFIGPVNVVSNVAGLFPKQDAPPESELFLRPHDIKISASPNGTTVPAKVERIIHLGWEVQVELGLDDGQVITAHLSRESYDQLNLTPKQRVHISPKGAKTFPLFYSI; encoded by the coding sequence ATGGGCATTCAGATTCAAAACGTGTCTAAGCAGTTTGGTAGCTTCCAGGCCCTCCATCAAGTTGACCTCGAAATTGGCAGTGGGTCGCTGGTGGCCTTATTGGGGCCATCGGGTTCGGGTAAGTCCACCCTGTTGCGGTTAATTGCCGGTTTGGAATCTCCCGATACGGGGCGGATTTTACTCACGGGCAAAGATGCAACCCATCAAAGTGTCCAGGATCGGAATATTGGGTTTGTGTTTCAGCATTATGCCCTGTTTAAACACATGAATGTCCGCAAAAATATTGCCTTTGGCCTGGAGCTAAAGAAAACTCCCAAAGCCAAGGTAGAAGCTCGTGTGGATGAATTACTGGAATTAGTTCAGTTGGGGGGGCTGGGGAATCGCTATCCGTCCCAACTTTCGGGGGGGCAACGGCAACGGGTGGCTTTGGCGCGGGCTTTAGCGGTTGAACCGGAAGTTTTACTGTTGGATGAACCCTTTGGGGCCTTGGATGCCAAAGTCCGTAAAGACCTCCGGGCCTGGTTGCGGCGGCTCCATGATGAAGTTCATGTGACGACGGTTTTTGTCACCCATGACCAGGAAGAAGCCATGGAAGTTGCAGATGAAATTGTTGTCATGAATCATGGCAAGGTGGAGCAGGTGGGGTCGCCCCCGGAAATTTACGATAATCCGGCCAGTCCGTTTGTGATGAGCTTTATTGGCCCAGTGAATGTGGTCTCCAATGTAGCTGGCTTATTTCCCAAGCAAGATGCCCCGCCGGAGTCTGAGTTATTTTTGCGGCCCCATGACATTAAAATTTCTGCCTCACCCAATGGAACTACGGTACCCGCCAAAGTTGAGCGGATTATCCATCTCGGTTGGGAAGTTCAAGTGGAGTTAGGGCTAGACGATGGACAGGTGATTACGGCTCATTTATCGCGGGAATCCTACGACCAACTCAATCTCACGCCCAAGCAACGGGTTCATATCTCCCCCAAAGGAGCAAAAACGTTCCCCCTCTTCTACTCGATCTGA
- a CDS encoding sulfate ABC transporter substrate-binding protein: protein MLQRRYVLLGMATLAAIAIPAFPFQPAQAQQSVELTLVSYAVAKPVFAKLIPEFQKEWKAKTGQTVTFKESYGASGAQTRAILAGLEADVLAQNLQTNVTPLVEKGLVKPNWEQRLPNKAVPAYSVMVLVTRPGNPKQIRNWSDLTKPDVGIIAINPKTSGNARWGVLAGYGAILKTQGQSAAQAYLNGFVRNIKTLVNSGREATDTFVKNRVGDALLTFESEIIFTNEAIPRDFPYVAPSPNLQVDFPVTVIDRVVDKRGTRKVAEAFTKFLFSPTGQKIYAELGYRPYNQQVRNQFVRQYKPVNKIFTIADFGGWTKLDQQIFADGGLFDRAQQAAAKR from the coding sequence ATGTTACAGCGGCGGTACGTATTACTGGGAATGGCAACCTTGGCAGCCATTGCGATCCCAGCTTTCCCCTTTCAACCTGCCCAGGCCCAGCAGTCTGTTGAATTAACCTTAGTCAGCTATGCGGTGGCAAAACCTGTCTTTGCAAAATTAATACCGGAATTTCAAAAGGAATGGAAAGCTAAAACTGGGCAGACGGTGACCTTTAAGGAGTCCTATGGTGCTTCTGGGGCCCAAACCCGAGCGATTTTAGCGGGATTAGAAGCCGATGTTTTAGCCCAAAACCTCCAGACCAATGTTACTCCTCTCGTTGAAAAGGGCCTGGTGAAGCCCAACTGGGAGCAACGTTTACCCAATAAAGCTGTTCCGGCCTACAGTGTGATGGTCTTAGTGACCCGGCCTGGGAACCCTAAGCAGATCCGGAATTGGTCAGACTTAACTAAACCGGATGTGGGCATTATTGCGATTAATCCCAAAACATCAGGGAATGCCCGCTGGGGTGTTCTGGCCGGTTATGGGGCTATTTTGAAAACTCAGGGACAGTCCGCAGCCCAGGCCTACTTGAATGGATTTGTCCGCAATATTAAGACCTTGGTTAACTCTGGGCGGGAAGCCACTGACACCTTTGTCAAAAATCGGGTTGGCGATGCTCTACTGACGTTTGAAAGTGAGATTATTTTCACCAATGAGGCAATTCCCCGGGACTTTCCCTATGTCGCCCCTTCGCCCAATTTACAAGTAGATTTCCCTGTGACTGTGATTGATCGCGTTGTTGATAAACGGGGCACGCGGAAAGTGGCCGAAGCATTTACAAAATTCTTATTTTCTCCCACTGGTCAAAAGATTTACGCAGAACTTGGTTATCGCCCCTATAACCAGCAAGTGCGGAATCAGTTTGTGCGGCAATATAAACCCGTGAACAAGATTTTCACGATTGCTGATTTTGGCGGCTGGACCAAGTTGGATCAACAAATCTTTGCGGATGGAGGATTATTTGATCGGGCCCAACAAGCGGCGGCCAAGCGTTAG